The following proteins are encoded in a genomic region of Anguilla anguilla isolate fAngAng1 chromosome 15, fAngAng1.pri, whole genome shotgun sequence:
- the cd99 gene encoding CD99 molecule isoform X4, translating into MMSYLWIFLLASLAIGPNAQDLDLSDAVAEGDAAPAATPAAVPENPAVPAPEETKEPTGAADDLDLAEAAKPEPTPEPAKPTEAPKAPEEPAGGDLDLGDAVDPEPEPKPVPDKPAVDTPTDEGNGEAADEPQEAGAGQIAGIVSAVGAAIVGAVGSYFAYQKKKLCFKVQGGDPESANKESGTQADPQVMSNLLKSS; encoded by the exons ATGATGTCATACTTGTGGATTTTCTTGCTCGCAAGCCTAGCAATTGGACCGAATGCGCAAG ATTTGGATCTCTCTGATGCTGTAGCTGAAGGAGACGCTG CCCCTGCTGCAACACCGGCAGCAGTTCCTGAGAATCCAGCAGTTCCAGCACCCGAGGAAACCAAGGAACCCACTGGAGCAGCAG ATGACCTAGACCTTGCTGAAGCCGCTAAGCCAG AACCAACGCCAGAACCCGCAAAACCAACTGAAGCACCAAAGGCACCTGAGGAACCTGCTGGAG GTGACCTTGATCTTGGCGACGCCGTTGACCCAG aaccagaaccaaaaCCGGTCCCAGATAAACCAGCAGTTGACACACCTACGGATGAAGGAAATG GGGAAGCGGCAGATGAACCTCAAG AGGCCGGGGCGGGTCAGATTGCTGGCATTGTGTCCGCGGTGGGGGCAGCCATCGTCGGTGCCGTGGGCAGTTACTTCGCCTACCAGAAGAAGAAGCTGTGTTTCAAAGTTCAGGGGG ggGATCCTGAGAGTGCCAACAAGGAGAGCGGTACCCAGGCTGATCCGCAAG TGATGAGCAACCTGCTCAAGTCATCCTAA
- the cd99 gene encoding CD99 molecule isoform X3 translates to MMSYLWIFLLASLAIGPNAQDLDLSDAVAEGDAAPAATPAAVPENPAVPAPEETKEPTGAAEPTPEPAKPTEAPKAPEEPAGGDLDLGDAVDPEPEPKPVPDKPAVDTPTDEGNAGGSFGDSDLLDHGNNDNDHKPDGGKARAADPAPGANGEAADEPQEAGAGQIAGIVSAVGAAIVGAVGSYFAYQKKKLCFKVQGGDPESANKESGTQADPQVMSNLLKSS, encoded by the exons ATGATGTCATACTTGTGGATTTTCTTGCTCGCAAGCCTAGCAATTGGACCGAATGCGCAAG ATTTGGATCTCTCTGATGCTGTAGCTGAAGGAGACGCTG CCCCTGCTGCAACACCGGCAGCAGTTCCTGAGAATCCAGCAGTTCCAGCACCCGAGGAAACCAAGGAACCCACTGGAGCAGCAG AACCAACGCCAGAACCCGCAAAACCAACTGAAGCACCAAAGGCACCTGAGGAACCTGCTGGAG GTGACCTTGATCTTGGCGACGCCGTTGACCCAG aaccagaaccaaaaCCGGTCCCAGATAAACCAGCAGTTGACACACCTACGGATGAAGGAAATG CCGGCGGTTCCTTTGGGGACTCAGACTTGCTTGATCATGGTAACAACGATAATGACCACAAACCTGATGGTGGCAAAG CACGCGCTGCCGACCCTGCACCTGGCGCCAATG GGGAAGCGGCAGATGAACCTCAAG AGGCCGGGGCGGGTCAGATTGCTGGCATTGTGTCCGCGGTGGGGGCAGCCATCGTCGGTGCCGTGGGCAGTTACTTCGCCTACCAGAAGAAGAAGCTGTGTTTCAAAGTTCAGGGGG ggGATCCTGAGAGTGCCAACAAGGAGAGCGGTACCCAGGCTGATCCGCAAG TGATGAGCAACCTGCTCAAGTCATCCTAA
- the cd99 gene encoding CD99 molecule isoform X1, with the protein MMSYLWIFLLASLAIGPNAQDLDLSDAVAEGDAAPAATPAAVPENPAVPAPEETKEPTGAADDLDLAEAAKPEPTPEPAKPTEAPKAPEEPAGGDLDLGDAVDPEPEPKPVPDKPAVDTPTDEGNAGGSFGDSDLLDHGNNDNDHKPDGGKARAADPAPGANGEAADEPQEAGAGQIAGIVSAVGAAIVGAVGSYFAYQKKKLCFKVQGGDPESANKESGTQADPQVMSNLLKSS; encoded by the exons ATGATGTCATACTTGTGGATTTTCTTGCTCGCAAGCCTAGCAATTGGACCGAATGCGCAAG ATTTGGATCTCTCTGATGCTGTAGCTGAAGGAGACGCTG CCCCTGCTGCAACACCGGCAGCAGTTCCTGAGAATCCAGCAGTTCCAGCACCCGAGGAAACCAAGGAACCCACTGGAGCAGCAG ATGACCTAGACCTTGCTGAAGCCGCTAAGCCAG AACCAACGCCAGAACCCGCAAAACCAACTGAAGCACCAAAGGCACCTGAGGAACCTGCTGGAG GTGACCTTGATCTTGGCGACGCCGTTGACCCAG aaccagaaccaaaaCCGGTCCCAGATAAACCAGCAGTTGACACACCTACGGATGAAGGAAATG CCGGCGGTTCCTTTGGGGACTCAGACTTGCTTGATCATGGTAACAACGATAATGACCACAAACCTGATGGTGGCAAAG CACGCGCTGCCGACCCTGCACCTGGCGCCAATG GGGAAGCGGCAGATGAACCTCAAG AGGCCGGGGCGGGTCAGATTGCTGGCATTGTGTCCGCGGTGGGGGCAGCCATCGTCGGTGCCGTGGGCAGTTACTTCGCCTACCAGAAGAAGAAGCTGTGTTTCAAAGTTCAGGGGG ggGATCCTGAGAGTGCCAACAAGGAGAGCGGTACCCAGGCTGATCCGCAAG TGATGAGCAACCTGCTCAAGTCATCCTAA
- the cd99 gene encoding CD99 molecule isoform X2: MMSYLWIFLLASLAIGPNAQDLDLSDAVAEGDAAPAATPAAVPENPAVPAPEETKEPTGAADDLDLAEAAKPEPTPEPAKPTEAPKAPEEPAGGDLDLGDAVDPEPEPKPVPDKPAVDTPTDEGNAGGSFGDSDLLDHGNNDNDHKPDGGKGEAADEPQEAGAGQIAGIVSAVGAAIVGAVGSYFAYQKKKLCFKVQGGDPESANKESGTQADPQVMSNLLKSS, encoded by the exons ATGATGTCATACTTGTGGATTTTCTTGCTCGCAAGCCTAGCAATTGGACCGAATGCGCAAG ATTTGGATCTCTCTGATGCTGTAGCTGAAGGAGACGCTG CCCCTGCTGCAACACCGGCAGCAGTTCCTGAGAATCCAGCAGTTCCAGCACCCGAGGAAACCAAGGAACCCACTGGAGCAGCAG ATGACCTAGACCTTGCTGAAGCCGCTAAGCCAG AACCAACGCCAGAACCCGCAAAACCAACTGAAGCACCAAAGGCACCTGAGGAACCTGCTGGAG GTGACCTTGATCTTGGCGACGCCGTTGACCCAG aaccagaaccaaaaCCGGTCCCAGATAAACCAGCAGTTGACACACCTACGGATGAAGGAAATG CCGGCGGTTCCTTTGGGGACTCAGACTTGCTTGATCATGGTAACAACGATAATGACCACAAACCTGATGGTGGCAAAG GGGAAGCGGCAGATGAACCTCAAG AGGCCGGGGCGGGTCAGATTGCTGGCATTGTGTCCGCGGTGGGGGCAGCCATCGTCGGTGCCGTGGGCAGTTACTTCGCCTACCAGAAGAAGAAGCTGTGTTTCAAAGTTCAGGGGG ggGATCCTGAGAGTGCCAACAAGGAGAGCGGTACCCAGGCTGATCCGCAAG TGATGAGCAACCTGCTCAAGTCATCCTAA